A section of the Akkermansia muciniphila genome encodes:
- a CDS encoding nitroreductase family protein: MKLTIDPDKCIHCHLCEKACFLTRFCGFDSLEGAAEQYCIGCGHCVAVCPRQAITHSGVKSTELIGPVPGEAEVLNLLMKTRSVRHFKPDPVSRETWNVLRRAAEYSQSGLNAQSIGLTAVEGPDTLSSVRKALLRMYDKLERMAGSPVTRFLGRLFMATQDYEAVLSESATQPLRRRAAERGEDPVLYGAPALLLLTGPASQTAREDATVLSQNVMLALTARGLGSCYMGGLVLGCRVFKYKPLLRALDLPKGQAVHQALVLGTPTVQLKRMPERKQHEIRFL; the protein is encoded by the coding sequence ATGAAACTGACCATTGACCCGGACAAGTGCATCCACTGCCATTTATGTGAAAAAGCCTGCTTCCTCACCCGCTTTTGCGGCTTTGATTCCCTGGAAGGGGCGGCGGAACAATACTGCATCGGCTGCGGCCATTGCGTAGCCGTCTGCCCGCGGCAGGCCATTACCCACTCCGGAGTAAAAAGCACGGAACTCATAGGCCCCGTTCCGGGCGAAGCGGAAGTGCTGAACCTGCTGATGAAAACCAGGAGCGTGCGGCATTTCAAACCGGACCCCGTCAGCCGAGAAACGTGGAACGTCCTGCGCCGCGCGGCGGAATACTCCCAGTCCGGCCTGAACGCCCAGAGCATCGGCCTGACGGCGGTGGAAGGCCCGGATACCCTTTCCAGCGTCAGAAAAGCCCTCCTGCGCATGTACGACAAACTGGAAAGGATGGCCGGTTCCCCGGTCACCCGCTTTCTGGGGCGCCTCTTCATGGCCACGCAGGATTACGAGGCCGTACTCTCTGAAAGCGCCACGCAGCCTCTGCGCAGACGGGCGGCGGAGCGGGGGGAAGACCCCGTTCTGTACGGAGCTCCGGCCCTGCTCCTGCTGACCGGCCCGGCGTCACAAACCGCGAGGGAAGACGCTACGGTCCTCTCCCAGAATGTCATGCTGGCCCTGACCGCGCGGGGGCTGGGGAGCTGCTACATGGGCGGCCTGGTCCTGGGATGCAGGGTTTTCAAGTACAAGCCGCTTCTCCGCGCCCTGGATTTGCCGAAAGGCCAGGCGGTCCATCAGGCCCTTGTACTGGGCACGCCAACCGTACAGCTCAAGCGCATGCCGGAACGGAAGCAGCATGAAATCAGGTTCCTGTAA
- a CDS encoding winged helix-turn-helix transcriptional regulator: MKKPSSSYRCPCGVTLSLIGGKYKIVILWHLYQKAPVRFNELHRLIPEATTKMFTQQLRELEADGLVERKVYPVIPPKVEYSLTAFGRSVLPVLEAMNEWGAAYLAARGE; the protein is encoded by the coding sequence ATGAAAAAGCCTTCATCCTCCTACCGTTGCCCCTGCGGCGTCACGCTTTCCCTGATCGGCGGGAAGTACAAGATTGTCATCCTCTGGCACCTTTACCAGAAGGCTCCCGTGAGGTTTAACGAGCTGCACCGCCTGATCCCGGAGGCCACCACCAAGATGTTCACCCAGCAGCTCCGGGAACTGGAGGCGGACGGATTAGTGGAACGCAAGGTATATCCCGTCATTCCGCCCAAGGTGGAATATTCCCTGACGGCCTTCGGCAGGAGCGTGCTGCCCGTACTGGAAGCCATGAATGAATGGGGCGCGGCCTACCTGGCCGCACGGGGGGAGTAG